The Desulfomicrobium orale DSM 12838 genome includes a window with the following:
- a CDS encoding MBL fold metallo-hydrolase RNA specificity domain-containing protein — MKITFLGAARTVTGSCYVLECGRSRFAIDCGMHQGNRDIELRNRDEDGLYRPESLDFILLTHAHIDHSGLLPRLVAQGFSGPVYATAPTVDLLGIMLEDSARIQETEAKWRSAKKQRTGAPPVEPLYTVEDAQQALTQLKTQEYNQAFEPAEGIRVVYNDAGHILGSAFIELWVREGDTEQKLVFSGDLGRPNQLLIRDPQTVETADFLFLESTYGGRNHKNETQTRDELAEAIAYSYSRGEKVIIPAFAVERTQELLYSLHLLRKEGRLPEDMPVIVDSPLAIKATEIFRKHWDYYDQQTKTLMKDGENPLELPNLRYTLTPEESRAINTNPGPAVVIAGSGMANAGRIKHHLRHNLWKPGAAIVFVGFQAEGTPGRRIVDGARSIRILGEELAVQARVFTIGGFSGHAGQQQILDWLSHFRNPDMQVYLVHGEHSGQEVLAGLIRERFGLEVHIPDYLDECLLEKGGRFELTARPYLAAPRIDWEYLLEETADKLGQVRDRVDYLRRMGQTNQVEIRGGLLEINSRFTSILSELMFEQRNGGEK; from the coding sequence ATGAAGATTACCTTTCTCGGAGCCGCCCGGACCGTGACCGGCTCGTGCTATGTGCTGGAATGCGGCCGGTCCCGCTTCGCCATCGACTGCGGCATGCATCAGGGCAACCGCGACATCGAACTGCGCAACCGGGACGAAGACGGACTCTACCGCCCCGAGTCCCTGGATTTCATTCTGCTGACCCACGCCCACATCGACCATTCGGGCCTTCTGCCCCGTCTGGTGGCCCAGGGTTTTTCCGGCCCGGTGTACGCCACGGCTCCCACCGTGGACCTGCTTGGCATCATGCTGGAAGACAGCGCCCGCATCCAGGAAACCGAGGCCAAATGGCGCAGCGCGAAGAAACAGCGGACCGGCGCGCCGCCGGTGGAACCCCTCTACACCGTGGAGGACGCCCAGCAGGCCCTCACGCAGCTGAAGACGCAGGAATACAACCAGGCCTTCGAGCCCGCCGAGGGCATCCGCGTGGTGTACAACGACGCCGGACACATTCTGGGCTCGGCATTCATCGAGCTCTGGGTCCGCGAAGGCGACACCGAACAGAAACTGGTCTTTTCCGGAGACCTGGGCCGTCCCAATCAGCTGCTGATCCGCGATCCCCAGACCGTGGAAACGGCGGACTTTCTTTTTCTGGAATCCACCTACGGCGGACGCAATCACAAAAACGAAACCCAGACCAGGGACGAACTGGCCGAGGCCATCGCCTACAGCTACAGCCGGGGCGAAAAGGTCATCATTCCGGCTTTCGCCGTGGAACGGACTCAGGAGCTTCTGTATTCCCTGCACCTGCTGCGCAAGGAAGGCCGTCTGCCGGAGGACATGCCCGTCATCGTGGACAGCCCTCTGGCCATCAAGGCCACGGAAATTTTCCGCAAGCACTGGGATTACTACGACCAGCAGACCAAGACTCTGATGAAGGACGGCGAAAATCCGCTGGAACTGCCCAACCTGCGCTACACCCTCACGCCCGAGGAGTCCCGGGCCATCAACACCAATCCGGGACCGGCCGTGGTCATTGCGGGCAGCGGCATGGCCAACGCGGGCCGGATCAAGCATCACCTGCGGCACAATCTCTGGAAGCCCGGAGCGGCCATCGTCTTTGTCGGCTTCCAGGCCGAAGGCACGCCGGGGCGGCGCATCGTGGATGGAGCCCGGAGCATACGGATTCTGGGCGAAGAGCTGGCGGTCCAGGCCAGGGTGTTCACCATCGGCGGTTTTTCCGGGCACGCCGGGCAGCAGCAGATACTGGACTGGCTCTCCCACTTCCGCAACCCGGACATGCAGGTCTATCTGGTGCACGGGGAACATTCGGGACAGGAGGTGCTGGCCGGTCTGATCCGCGAGCGGTTCGGACTGGAAGTGCACATCCCCGACTATCTGGACGAATGCCTGCTGGAAAAGGGCGGCCGTTTCGAGCTTACGGCCAGACCGTACCTGGCCGCGCCGCGCATCGACTGGGAATACCTGCTGGAGGAAACGGCGGACAAACTGGGACAGGTGCGGGACCGGGTGGACTATCTGCGGCGCATGGGGCAGACCAACCAGGTGGAAATCCGGGGCGGACTGCTGGAAATCAATTCCCGGTTCACGTCCATCCTGTCCGAGCTCATGTTCGAGCAGCGCAACGGCGGCGAAAAATAG
- the coaD gene encoding pantetheine-phosphate adenylyltransferase, translating into MAQRVERAAVYPGTFDPFTNGHLSIVRRGLEVFDRVVVAVAMDSGKNPLFSLEERVDMIRETFRGQHRVEVEGFSGLLVDYVPGKGANTILRGLRAVSDFEYEFQMALMNRKIKPSIHTVFMMTDYRWLYISSTIIKDVARLGGSIEGLVPENILHRVRRRMDERRAVTGEPARP; encoded by the coding sequence ATGGCGCAAAGAGTAGAACGCGCGGCCGTCTATCCGGGCACCTTCGATCCCTTCACCAACGGGCATCTGAGCATCGTGCGCCGGGGCCTGGAAGTCTTCGACCGCGTTGTCGTGGCCGTGGCTATGGACTCGGGAAAAAATCCCCTGTTCTCGCTGGAGGAGCGGGTGGACATGATCCGCGAAACTTTTCGCGGTCAGCACCGGGTGGAGGTGGAAGGATTTTCCGGCCTGCTGGTGGACTATGTGCCGGGCAAGGGAGCCAACACCATCCTGCGCGGCCTGCGGGCCGTCTCGGATTTCGAGTACGAATTCCAGATGGCCCTCATGAACCGCAAGATCAAGCCCAGCATCCACACGGTGTTCATGATGACGGACTACCGCTGGCTGTACATCAGCTCGACCATCATAAAGGACGTGGCCCGGCTGGGCGGAAGCATCGAGGGGCTGGTGCCCGAGAACATTCTGCACCGGGTCAGACGGCGCATGGACGAACGCCGCGCCGTGACCGGAGAACCGGCGCGGCCATGA
- a CDS encoding Smr/MutS family protein — protein sequence MHNPFEALKKNPELRKRLKRAARPVPLEKKEPESLSEEDAFLAAVAGVTPLGPGGRAVTPPVSRKTPAAPPSFSSLLEEHIEFDMDYSREFLTGQVRGLDSRTIQKLRAGQFSIQGHLDMHGMNAEQARTALSGFLRRSYMEGKRSVLVITGRGLNSPDGQGVLRQELSSWLTQAPLKRIVLAFATAQPRHGGSGAVYLLLRRMRKDRGKIVWEEVFADLDG from the coding sequence ATGCATAATCCTTTTGAAGCACTCAAAAAAAATCCGGAGCTGCGGAAACGGCTGAAGCGCGCGGCCCGCCCTGTCCCTTTGGAGAAGAAAGAGCCGGAGTCCCTGTCCGAGGAGGATGCCTTCCTGGCGGCCGTGGCCGGAGTCACTCCCCTCGGGCCCGGAGGCAGGGCCGTGACGCCGCCGGTTTCCCGGAAGACGCCCGCCGCGCCGCCGTCCTTTTCGAGCCTTCTGGAAGAGCACATCGAATTTGACATGGACTATTCCCGCGAATTTCTGACGGGGCAGGTCCGCGGGCTGGACTCGAGGACAATCCAGAAGCTCAGGGCCGGACAGTTCAGCATCCAGGGGCATCTGGACATGCACGGCATGAACGCGGAGCAGGCCAGAACGGCCCTGTCCGGCTTTCTGCGGCGCAGCTACATGGAAGGAAAGCGCTCCGTTCTGGTCATCACCGGCCGGGGGCTCAACTCTCCCGACGGCCAGGGCGTGCTCCGTCAGGAGCTTTCCTCCTGGCTGACCCAGGCCCCGCTCAAGCGGATCGTGCTGGCCTTCGCCACGGCCCAGCCCAGACACGGCGGCAGCGGGGCGGTCTATCTGCTTCTGCGCCGGATGCGCAAAGACCGGGGCAAGATTGTCTGGGAAGAGGTGTTCGCCGATCTCGACGGATGA
- the csrA gene encoding carbon storage regulator CsrA produces the protein MLILSRRTGESLHVGDDIKITVLSVRGQQVKIGLDLPERMPVYREEIYLKVQGQNTSALALDNDDLIAAAMLWTSKESR, from the coding sequence ATGCTGATTCTTTCCCGCCGCACGGGCGAAAGCCTGCATGTGGGTGACGACATCAAGATTACAGTGCTGAGCGTCAGGGGGCAGCAGGTCAAGATCGGCCTGGACCTACCCGAACGGATGCCCGTGTACCGGGAAGAAATTTACCTCAAGGTGCAGGGCCAGAACACCTCCGCCCTGGCTCTCGATAATGACGATCTCATCGCGGCGGCAATGTTATGGACAAGCAAAGAATCTCGATAA
- a CDS encoding HD domain-containing phosphohydrolase, whose protein sequence is MNGQELLTAIRQRNLDVDFLVMTGFGTTETAVEFMRDGAVDYISKPFDIKQMLLRVHAVLDRRVIRRKQEKLSAVVRMLNLSKGLASQLDHIAVVDEFLCHLSENFNPDSICLLLPDLPDQSPNIVRGNLLRLNERLNRFVTKLCREVMASGRSHLLDRFTMHDSSFDPSLFPGGFNYSVMALPLDLPQKRIGVIALVRDGSEALYRAEDLQLLGVFASHTASALENARLYPRLHAMNHEMIRSFSHAVEVKDLYTKGHSERVATYACRLGRALQLGSGELEKLYVAGILHDIGKIGIPDRILNKPGALGEEEFEIMKRHAFMGREILGQIESMGEVTSIVFHHHERMDGQGYPDGLSGDAVPFLSRIISLADSYEAMTSSRSYRRALPMEKVVRILQDGAGSQWDQELTGIWLDIMERERPGFSEAS, encoded by the coding sequence ATGAACGGTCAGGAACTGCTGACGGCGATCCGACAGCGCAATCTGGACGTGGATTTTCTGGTCATGACCGGGTTCGGCACCACGGAAACCGCCGTGGAGTTCATGCGGGACGGCGCGGTGGACTACATATCCAAGCCATTCGACATCAAGCAGATGCTCCTGCGCGTTCATGCGGTTCTGGACCGGCGGGTCATCCGCCGGAAGCAGGAAAAACTGTCCGCCGTGGTACGCATGCTCAATCTGAGCAAGGGGCTCGCCAGCCAGCTCGACCATATCGCGGTGGTGGACGAATTTTTGTGTCATCTGAGCGAGAATTTCAATCCGGACAGCATCTGCCTTCTTCTGCCCGATCTTCCGGACCAGAGTCCGAACATCGTCCGGGGAAATCTGCTGCGCCTCAACGAGAGACTGAACCGCTTTGTGACAAAGTTGTGCCGGGAGGTCATGGCGAGTGGGCGTTCCCATCTGCTCGACAGATTCACGATGCACGATTCCTCCTTCGATCCGTCCCTTTTTCCCGGGGGCTTCAATTATTCGGTCATGGCCCTGCCTCTTGATCTGCCGCAGAAGCGCATCGGGGTCATCGCTCTTGTCCGCGACGGCAGCGAAGCGCTGTACAGGGCAGAAGATCTGCAACTGCTGGGCGTTTTCGCCTCGCATACGGCCTCGGCTTTGGAGAACGCCCGCCTCTATCCCCGGCTGCACGCCATGAACCATGAGATGATCCGGTCCTTCTCCCATGCGGTCGAGGTCAAGGATCTGTACACCAAGGGGCATTCCGAACGTGTGGCCACATACGCCTGCCGGTTGGGGAGGGCATTGCAGCTGGGCTCCGGCGAACTGGAGAAGCTCTATGTCGCCGGCATACTGCACGACATCGGGAAGATCGGCATTCCCGATCGTATTCTGAACAAGCCCGGAGCGCTGGGTGAGGAAGAGTTCGAGATCATGAAGCGTCACGCTTTTATGGGCCGGGAGATTCTGGGGCAGATCGAATCCATGGGGGAGGTGACATCGATTGTTTTCCACCACCATGAACGCATGGACGGCCAGGGGTATCCCGATGGGCTGTCCGGCGACGCGGTGCCCTTTCTGTCTCGGATCATCTCCTTGGCGGACAGTTATGAAGCCATGACCTCCAGCCGTTCGTACCGCCGGGCTCTGCCCATGGAGAAGGTTGTCCGCATTCTGCAGGACGGGGCCGGCTCGCAGTGGGACCAGGAACTTACCGGGATCTGGCTTGATATCATGGAACGGGAACGGCCTGGATTTTCCGAGGCGTCATGA
- a CDS encoding IS5 family transposase (programmed frameshift): MSKYQRLTDEQWAILEPLLANKASSVRGRPPVHDDRSVLNGILWVLRTGAAWADLPERFPSSSTCYRRFSKWVKTGVFRKILEALARDLEERGAINLSECFIDGTFVVAKKGAQKLGKTKRGKGTKLMVIADASGLPLALHTDSASPHEVTLVQATLDEIVTVGQPRRIIGDRAYDSDPLDNALAAQGIEMIAPHRRNRKRKATQDGRPLRRYRRRWKIERLFAWLNTFKRTMARWDRFHQHFTAFVHLAFSMILLRRVIKEL, translated from the exons ATGAGCAAATACCAAAGATTAACAGATGAACAATGGGCAATTTTGGAACCTCTCCTTGCAAATAAGGCTTCCTCTGTGCGGGGAAGGCCTCCTGTCCATGATGACCGCTCTGTACTGAACGGCATCTTATGGGTATTGCGCACTGGTGCCGCTTGGGCTGACTTGCCGGAGAGATTCCCGTCTTCATCAACCTGCTATCGCCGATTCAGCAAGTGGGTCAAAACGGGCGTATTCCGAAAAATCCTTGAGGCACTCGCCCGTGACCTTGAAGAGCGTGGGGCCATAAACCTCTCGGAATGCTTCATTGACGGCACGTTCGTGGTAGCAAAAAAAGGGGCGCAAAAGT TGGGAAAGACCAAGCGGGGCAAAGGTACGAAGCTCATGGTTATTGCAGACGCTTCTGGTCTTCCACTCGCCCTGCACACGGATTCTGCTAGCCCTCATGAAGTCACCCTTGTCCAAGCTACCCTCGATGAAATTGTCACCGTGGGACAGCCCAGACGAATTATTGGGGATCGTGCCTATGACAGTGATCCGCTCGATAACGCCCTTGCTGCCCAAGGGATTGAGATGATCGCACCACATCGGCGCAATCGAAAACGTAAGGCAACGCAGGATGGTCGCCCCTTGCGGCGTTATCGTCGCCGTTGGAAAATCGAACGACTTTTTGCTTGGCTCAATACGTTTAAGCGGACAATGGCACGCTGGGACAGGTTCCACCAACACTTTACCGCCTTTGTTCATTTAGCATTTTCCATGATTTTACTCAGAAGAGTTATCAAGGAATTATGA
- the flgL gene encoding flagellar hook-associated protein FlgL has translation MRVSLRNQYHGFLHNLHDSQSRLMELNQQSSSQKRINKPSDDPVGMSRVLNYRSSIGAIDQYRTNIDRAKGWLGLADETMLRTSAVLTRIKSLAEQGATGTMTASDRNAVAYEARQLFHQLMNLANTRFEGNSIFGGHKFEPSAYEEALMVHDESGQSLGLATGLSTRSIMVQFLGAENATAEVGKNTISYRYSSDGGVTWQKGTVGRTGPFKLDLGGASVPLREGHKVKLSPESNTKTSSGGWLTVAPAAVYKGDNRSQAAVTYAKGDPAITAHPVGGFEKDVRVTLSAPTLGAAATAKYFIGGSTTGVTVPVDRSGPVPVINTPYGGIRLMGAPTANATDMEFTVHAGQTAVMQTGSTVNAAGQGVFDRDVMVRVANSTAVSIGSNRPIVYSYSMDGGRNWSHGHSAPNAAEPVELLVPGGKLVLSGRNGNLNLPVGAQFTIHPQTAAHNLEISTGEYLQVNNIGSEIFGGYNEYGTEPVFIESGQEKNIMLAVGKLVAALENNDQQGCGQALDSLTKCHEYFTTQMASVGARENRLVVADTVLTGLKHNETERKSKIEDVDLVTLMTDLTNQQLAYEAVLRSSSMIMRMSLMNYL, from the coding sequence ATGCGCGTATCGCTACGCAATCAATATCACGGTTTTCTGCATAACCTGCATGATTCGCAGTCCAGACTTATGGAACTCAATCAGCAGTCTTCCAGCCAGAAGCGCATCAACAAGCCTTCGGACGATCCCGTGGGCATGTCCCGTGTGCTGAACTACCGTTCGTCCATCGGCGCCATCGACCAGTATCGGACCAATATCGACAGGGCCAAAGGCTGGCTCGGACTGGCCGACGAAACCATGCTCCGGACCAGTGCGGTGCTAACCAGGATCAAGAGTCTGGCGGAGCAGGGAGCCACGGGCACCATGACCGCGTCGGACCGCAACGCCGTGGCGTACGAGGCGCGGCAGCTTTTTCATCAGTTGATGAATCTGGCCAACACCCGTTTCGAGGGAAATTCCATTTTCGGCGGACACAAGTTCGAACCCAGCGCCTACGAGGAAGCGCTCATGGTTCATGATGAAAGCGGCCAGAGTCTGGGACTGGCCACGGGCCTTTCGACCCGCAGCATCATGGTTCAGTTTCTGGGCGCTGAGAACGCCACGGCGGAGGTAGGTAAAAACACGATTTCCTACCGCTACAGTTCCGACGGCGGCGTGACCTGGCAGAAAGGCACCGTCGGCAGGACAGGACCTTTCAAACTGGATCTGGGCGGGGCCAGTGTGCCGCTCAGGGAAGGACACAAGGTGAAACTGAGTCCGGAAAGCAACACCAAGACCTCCTCAGGCGGCTGGCTGACGGTGGCCCCGGCGGCCGTATACAAGGGCGACAACCGCTCCCAGGCCGCGGTGACCTACGCGAAGGGGGACCCTGCAATCACGGCCCATCCTGTGGGCGGGTTCGAAAAGGATGTGCGGGTGACGCTTTCCGCTCCGACTCTGGGTGCAGCGGCGACGGCGAAGTATTTCATCGGTGGTTCCACGACGGGAGTGACCGTGCCCGTGGACAGATCCGGCCCGGTTCCGGTGATCAACACCCCTTATGGAGGCATCCGGCTGATGGGAGCGCCCACGGCGAATGCCACGGACATGGAATTCACCGTGCACGCGGGTCAGACCGCGGTTATGCAGACGGGCAGCACGGTCAACGCCGCGGGGCAGGGCGTGTTCGACAGGGACGTCATGGTTCGCGTGGCCAATTCCACCGCCGTGAGCATCGGATCGAACCGGCCTATCGTCTATTCCTACAGCATGGATGGAGGACGGAACTGGTCCCACGGACATTCCGCGCCCAATGCGGCGGAGCCCGTGGAACTGCTCGTGCCGGGAGGAAAGCTGGTGTTGTCCGGAAGAAACGGCAATCTGAACCTGCCGGTGGGGGCGCAGTTCACCATTCATCCGCAGACGGCTGCGCACAATCTGGAAATTTCGACAGGTGAATATCTGCAGGTCAACAATATCGGGTCCGAGATTTTCGGCGGGTACAACGAATACGGTACGGAACCCGTGTTCATCGAGTCCGGCCAGGAGAAGAACATCATGCTGGCCGTGGGCAAGCTGGTGGCGGCCCTGGAGAACAACGACCAGCAGGGATGCGGCCAGGCTCTGGACAGCCTGACCAAATGCCACGAGTACTTCACCACGCAGATGGCCTCGGTGGGGGCGCGGGAAAACCGGCTGGTCGTGGCGGACACAGTGCTCACGGGTCTGAAACACAACGAGACCGAACGCAAAAGCAAGATCGAGGATGTCGATCTGGTCACCCTCATGACCGACCTGACCAACCAGCAGCTCGCGTATGAGGCCGTGCTGCGGTCGTCTTCCATGATCATGCGCATGAGCCTCATGAACTATCTGTAG
- the miaA gene encoding tRNA (adenosine(37)-N6)-dimethylallyltransferase MiaA has translation MISLVCLVGATGTGKTDAALALAGAVGGGVVNFDSRQVYAGLPVVTAQPSPGEQRRCPHLLYGYLPVETPVRAGAFSAELLGAAHSLKSRGLTPILVGGTGLYLRALLDGLAPIPDIDPAVRDAVSRECAALGSAALHARLAGLDPDYAARIHPNDPQRICRALEVCAGTGKNMTWWHGQTQAPPDLRVLKIGLRAELDPLTPRLARRIDLMLERGAREEVAAAYASCPDRNAPGFSGIGCPELLSVLLDGADMEDAKLRWLRNTRAYAKRQLTWFRGDKSVVWCEPSDTKTMTAHVRTFLAAGE, from the coding sequence ATGATCTCCCTCGTCTGTCTGGTGGGCGCCACGGGCACGGGCAAGACCGACGCGGCCCTCGCCCTGGCCGGAGCAGTGGGCGGCGGCGTGGTCAATTTCGATTCCCGGCAGGTATACGCCGGACTGCCCGTGGTCACGGCCCAGCCCAGCCCCGGAGAGCAACGCCGCTGTCCGCATCTGCTCTACGGCTATCTGCCGGTGGAAACGCCGGTCCGGGCCGGGGCCTTTTCCGCCGAACTCCTCGGCGCGGCCCACAGCCTGAAAAGCCGGGGACTGACGCCTATTCTGGTCGGCGGAACAGGACTTTATCTGCGCGCTCTGCTGGACGGGCTGGCTCCCATCCCGGATATTGACCCCGCCGTCCGGGACGCCGTGAGCCGGGAGTGCGCGGCCCTGGGCTCCGCAGCTTTGCACGCACGCCTTGCCGGACTCGATCCGGACTACGCGGCCAGAATCCATCCCAATGACCCGCAGCGCATCTGCCGCGCCCTGGAAGTCTGCGCGGGCACCGGGAAAAACATGACCTGGTGGCACGGCCAGACCCAGGCGCCGCCGGATCTGCGCGTCCTGAAGATCGGTCTGCGGGCCGAGCTGGACCCGCTCACTCCCCGCCTGGCCCGGCGCATCGACCTGATGCTGGAACGTGGCGCGCGGGAAGAAGTGGCGGCGGCCTATGCCTCCTGCCCGGACAGGAACGCGCCGGGATTTTCCGGCATCGGCTGCCCGGAGCTTCTGTCCGTACTGCTGGACGGCGCGGACATGGAGGACGCGAAGCTCCGCTGGCTGCGCAACACCAGAGCCTACGCCAAGCGGCAGCTGACCTGGTTTCGCGGAGACAAGAGCGTCGTCTGGTGCGAGCCTTCGGACACGAAGACGATGACGGCCCATGTCCGGACCTTTCTGGCGGCCGGGGAATAA
- the ftsY gene encoding signal recognition particle-docking protein FtsY, which produces MGFFSSIKKLWGADSQPTQETSGGGPEEILSPAGESPETVQAETPAAPEPIRAAEERPAEAPEGPETDFFAEPERGTDISATAPDEALVDADKKHEDSAPQTAPPEEARSVRPEPPAPSKAKGGWREFFGFGAKAPEEREEAREPVLFQEKPSAERLEPWQQNLLQALEGAEPRLSAWMTHLLAGVEKRGEPLWDRLRFLFARLEVPAAEGEDFIRRFDTWLRDMEYDHVDEFRSELQYRMALALELEDEEDERDRLFLKLSAGLDRTRAQLTMRIDQLLAMAGGYDDAFWEELEEILLMADVGVNATQELFKRLKPRLRQSAARDAAEFKALLKEEMAAVFVDPAPPAAPNPLEVVLMVGVNGAGKTTTIAKLAHRAQMQGRKVLVAAGDTFRAAAIEQLQVWSRRIGAGFYAKGHGSDPAAVAFEAVDYAMKEGYDLLFVDTAGRLQTKHNLMEELKKINRVLGKKLEGAPHRTVLVLDATTGQNALSQVRIFSQAAPVTEVILTKLDGTAKGGIIVAIALEFGLPISFVGLGEKMEDLRPFSGQEFVNALFD; this is translated from the coding sequence ATGGGCTTTTTCTCCAGCATCAAGAAACTCTGGGGCGCGGATTCGCAGCCGACGCAGGAAACATCCGGCGGCGGACCGGAGGAAATTCTTTCCCCGGCCGGAGAATCGCCGGAAACCGTTCAGGCGGAAACCCCGGCCGCGCCGGAACCGATCCGTGCGGCTGAAGAACGGCCCGCCGAAGCGCCGGAAGGCCCGGAGACAGATTTTTTTGCGGAGCCGGAGCGGGGGACGGACATCAGTGCCACGGCACCGGATGAGGCTCTGGTGGATGCGGATAAAAAACATGAAGATTCCGCGCCACAGACCGCGCCCCCGGAAGAAGCCCGGTCCGTCCGGCCGGAGCCACCTGCTCCTTCCAAAGCAAAAGGCGGCTGGCGGGAATTTTTCGGCTTCGGGGCGAAGGCTCCTGAAGAGCGGGAGGAAGCCAGGGAGCCGGTTCTTTTCCAGGAGAAGCCTTCCGCCGAACGGCTCGAACCCTGGCAGCAGAATCTGCTTCAGGCTCTGGAGGGCGCCGAACCCAGACTGTCCGCATGGATGACGCATCTGCTGGCCGGAGTGGAAAAACGCGGCGAACCCCTGTGGGACCGGCTGCGCTTCCTGTTTGCCCGGCTGGAGGTTCCGGCCGCCGAAGGCGAGGATTTCATTCGCCGTTTCGATACCTGGCTGCGGGACATGGAATACGATCATGTGGATGAGTTCCGCTCGGAACTGCAATACCGCATGGCCCTTGCTCTGGAGCTGGAGGACGAGGAGGACGAGCGCGACCGCCTTTTCCTGAAGCTTTCCGCCGGGCTGGACAGGACCCGGGCCCAGCTGACCATGCGCATCGACCAGCTGCTGGCCATGGCGGGCGGCTACGACGACGCCTTCTGGGAAGAACTGGAGGAAATCCTGCTCATGGCCGATGTGGGCGTGAACGCCACCCAAGAACTTTTCAAGCGCCTCAAACCCAGACTCCGCCAGAGCGCGGCCCGGGATGCGGCGGAGTTCAAGGCCCTGCTCAAGGAGGAAATGGCCGCGGTCTTCGTCGACCCCGCGCCCCCCGCGGCTCCGAACCCGCTGGAGGTCGTCCTCATGGTTGGCGTGAATGGTGCAGGCAAGACTACCACCATCGCCAAGCTGGCTCATCGGGCGCAGATGCAGGGCCGCAAGGTGCTGGTGGCCGCCGGAGACACTTTTCGGGCCGCGGCCATCGAGCAGTTGCAGGTCTGGTCCAGGCGGATCGGCGCGGGTTTTTATGCCAAGGGGCATGGCAGCGATCCGGCGGCAGTGGCTTTCGAGGCCGTGGATTATGCCATGAAAGAAGGCTACGACCTGCTTTTTGTGGATACGGCAGGGCGTTTGCAGACAAAGCACAATCTCATGGAAGAGCTGAAGAAGATCAACCGCGTGCTGGGCAAGAAACTGGAAGGCGCCCCGCACCGCACGGTGCTGGTGCTGGACGCGACCACGGGCCAGAACGCCCTGTCCCAGGTCAGAATATTTTCTCAGGCCGCTCCCGTGACCGAGGTCATTCTGACCAAGCTCGACGGTACGGCCAAAGGCGGCATCATCGTGGCCATCGCCCTGGAATTCGGCCTGCCCATCAGCTTTGTGGGACTGGGAGAAAAAATGGAAGACCTGCGTCCCTTCTCGGGACAGGAGTTTGTAAACGCCCTCTTTGACTGA
- the fliW gene encoding flagellar assembly protein FliW gives MDKQRISINSRIGKLEVDRDRMIHFPRGLIGFEALREFVLVEFKPGTPFHFLQSVEVPGMGMMLADPFPFLPDYEIRLGTAEEKLLKVRSIRDLVILVSVTVPKGDPEGTTLNLTGPVCVNVRERLGLQAPQADLPFPPRVLLRDLGEPDRRTAQV, from the coding sequence ATGGACAAGCAAAGAATCTCGATAAATTCGCGTATCGGAAAGCTGGAAGTGGACAGAGACAGGATGATCCATTTCCCGCGCGGGCTCATTGGCTTCGAGGCTCTGCGGGAATTTGTCCTGGTGGAGTTCAAACCCGGAACGCCCTTTCATTTTCTGCAGAGCGTGGAAGTGCCCGGCATGGGCATGATGCTGGCCGATCCGTTCCCTTTTCTGCCGGACTACGAGATCCGTCTGGGCACGGCGGAAGAGAAGCTGCTGAAAGTGCGAAGCATCCGGGATCTGGTCATCCTGGTCAGCGTGACCGTGCCCAAGGGTGATCCCGAAGGAACCACCCTCAATCTGACCGGCCCAGTTTGCGTCAACGTGCGGGAGCGCCTGGGACTGCAGGCCCCGCAGGCGGATCTGCCTTTTCCGCCGCGTGTGCTGCTGCGGGATTTGGGCGAACCGGACAGGCGTACAGCCCAGGTCTGA
- the rsmD gene encoding 16S rRNA (guanine(966)-N(2))-methyltransferase RsmD, translating into MRIIAGALKGRRIRTTEGPGYRPATGRVRESVFSMLESLGVDWSACRAADIFAGSGALGIEALSRGAASVLFVELAARAAGLIRTNLEELGVARERWRLVRGDALRWLASETPAAWDLAFVDPPYGRDALLPALLHMAERGWLAHGGLLCAELEAGLELEEPVHPALTLLRDKSYGQTRILIWRKE; encoded by the coding sequence ATGCGGATCATCGCCGGGGCCCTGAAAGGACGGCGCATCCGCACCACGGAAGGACCGGGATACCGCCCGGCCACGGGGCGGGTACGGGAGTCGGTCTTTTCCATGCTCGAATCCCTGGGTGTGGACTGGTCCGCCTGCCGGGCGGCGGATATATTCGCGGGCAGCGGCGCTCTGGGCATCGAGGCCCTGAGCCGGGGAGCCGCTTCGGTACTTTTCGTGGAGCTGGCGGCGCGTGCGGCGGGGCTCATCCGGACCAATCTGGAGGAACTGGGCGTCGCGCGCGAACGCTGGCGGCTGGTCAGAGGCGACGCCTTGCGCTGGCTGGCTTCGGAGACGCCTGCGGCCTGGGATCTGGCCTTCGTGGATCCGCCCTATGGCCGGGACGCCCTTCTGCCCGCCCTGCTCCATATGGCGGAACGGGGCTGGCTGGCGCACGGAGGGCTCCTCTGCGCCGAGCTGGAAGCCGGGCTGGAGCTTGAGGAGCCCGTCCATCCGGCCCTGACCCTCCTGCGGGACAAATCATACGGACAAACAAGGATCCTCATATGGCGCAAAGAGTAG